CGCCGTGCCCTTCTCGCGGCTCTTCACCTGCGCGGACCGCCTCGATTGGGTTCTCATGACCGTTGGATCGCTCGCCGCCGCGGCTCACGGGACGGCTCTCGTGGTGTACTTGCACTACTTCGCGAAGATAATTCAGATACTCTGGATGGGCAAAAACCACCCAGGCGACCAGCCGCCGCCGACTGATATTAGCGAGGAGCAGTTCCAGAAGTTTATGGATGTGAGTTATCTTGATTTATCGAAACCCTAGCACGTGTTTTTTCCGTTTGGTTGATGAcaaaaaggattgaaattgttCTATTAAGCGAGTCTTCGTTTAAATTGAGCTGGAAACCGATGGTTTAAGTGTGGGACATACGACATATAGTATTCGAATTTCCTTTTGtaggtattttttttctttttgtttttttgttagcCTGAGCTGCTTTTAAGAAGTTTGGGATGCAGTATTCCCAATTAATCGTTTAGGTTTTGTAGTAGCTATAGTACTAGGGATAGAAATTTCTGTTTGCTGCTTAACTTTACATGCGTATATTTGAATCCTCTTGTTTGATAAAGGAAGATGGTTGTTTAATAGTAGTGTTGAAATCAtccaaaagaaagggaagatCGCATATGAGGGGCATATGcttattcattttttgttttaccgCTGACAGATGTTCATAAGCAAGTGTTACTATGGTATGTTTGAACTgttgctttctttcttgggGTATATTTGTTTTGCCACTGATTCATTTCCCAATCTATTGGCACACTGAAATACTGAGAATAGTTTGAttctcaaaaaatatatatttgtcttTGGAGGTGTGGTGCTAATCTTTTTGGCCTATCAACTTTATATGATTATGAGAGAGATATAGCATGTCATTTATCTATTATGAGGCGTGAAATGTTTCAAGAATGTCCTAGTAGATGTATataaaagatatatatatataagtttaaAGGTAATTCTAACTAAAGTTTTGTCCGAAAACCTTGGTTCAGAAGTTTTTGCGTTATAGAAAAATGTGTGTTGTTGaaataatttataagaatTCTCAGCAAAAAGAATCTATTGATTAACAGGCGGCTTCTGAATTGTATTCAgacaaaaattatctttttctgtttttctccTTGGACTTCTATAGTAACCAAGAGTCTTTGTTGTCTTTCTgcacatttttttattctttattaTACCATCTTCTCAATGAGTATCAATGTATGAAATGGAAGTTGAAGGAATGAGCACATATTCAATAACTGTTTTATTGTCTGCTTGCAGCTTGCTTTATCCATCATTTATATTGCCACAGGCGTTTTTGCTGCTGGCTGGATTGGTAAGATTGATTTTTCACTAGAAGAATTAGTCATCACTGCATTTCTTTCATCACAGAATATGCTCCTCTGCATTTATACTAACTTTTTTCTATGTAATAGAGGTCTCATGCTGGATTCTGACGGGAGAAAGGCAGACTGCTGTCATCAGGTCAAACTATGTTCAAGTATTACTTAATCAGGATATGAGTTTTTTTGATACCTACGGGAACAACGGGGACATTGTGAGCCAAGTATTGAGTGATGTGCTGCTCATTCAGTCTGCTCTTAGTGAAAAAGTATGCCTAAAGCTAATATATCATCTCTTTCCCTGTCCCCCTTTTCAAGCacacactttttttttactgaCAAACTTCTTCCGTATGTGATCTATCAGTGCATGTGTCTTGcctaatatttttattgcacTGTGATAATGCAGGTTGGGAACTATATTCATAACATGGCTACATTTTTCAGTGGTCTCATTATTGGATTCATCAACTGTTGGCAGATTGCGGCAATAACATTGGCCACTGGCCCATTTATTGTTGCTGCTGGAGGAATATCAAACATATTTCTCCATAGGCTTGCTGAGAATATTCAAGATGCATACGCTGAAGCAGCTAGCATTGCAGAACaggtttattatttaatataatgaatttccaTCTTACCTAACCATGGAATCAAATAGAAAAATTTCTTTGCCTCTTTTTTCGGGCCGTATCATCATATTTATTGCAAATAGTGTCACAAATTGCGTTTTTTTAGTATCACATCTTTGACATGTCTGGTTGATAGATCAATTCTATTGATAGTCTTGGATATGTAATGGTCGTTTTtcatataatgaatttccATCTTACCTAACCAAGGAATCAAATAGAATTCTTTTTTTGCCTATTTTTTCGGGTCATATTATCATATTTGTTGCAAATAGTGTCATAAATTGCCTTTTTAGTATGGTGTTGATAGATCACTTATACTGATAGTCTCAGATATGTAATGGTCGTCATTTTGGCAAAGTGGTTAAGGGCATTGTTTCTTAAATTTCCGTACTTCTTTGATTATGCAGGCAGTCTCTTACATTAGGACGTTATATGCATTTACAAACGAAACATTAGCCAAGTATTCGTATGCAACATCACTGCAAGCAACTCTCAGATATGGCATATTGATAAGCCTTGTGCAAGGACTTGGACTTGGATTTACTTATGGTCTTGCCATTTGTTCTTGTGCCTTGCAACTGTGGGTTGGAAGGTTCCTGGTTTCGCAAGGGAAAGCTCatggtggtgaaattataaCAGCCCTCTTTGCTGTAATATTAAGTGGCCTGTAAGCATcttgtttatgttttaatatatatatatatatattatcttttctCTAGGAACATATGCCTATCATTTATTCCTTTCTACTTTTGTGTTATTTCCGTCTTCATTTACAGTGGTCTGAATCAAGCGGCAACAAACTTCTACTCATTTGATCAAGGTCGAATTGCTGCATTTAGACTTTTTGAGATGATAAGTCGATCATCTTCTACCGTTAATCATGAGGGAACTACCCTAGTAACCGTGCAAGGAAATATTGAGTTTCGGAATGTATATTTCAGTTATCTATCTCGTCCTGAGATCCCGATTTTGAGTGGTTTTTACCTCACTGTACCTGCTAAGAAAGCCGTGGCACTCGTCGGCAGGAATGGTTCTGGAAAGAGCAGTATTATCCCCCTCATGGAGCGGTTTTATGATCCTACATTAGGTATGAGGGTCATATTTCTTGCACATTGTGGTGTGTTTACTATTTCATTCAAGGTTCCACTGAAACGTTTAGCAAAAATTTCTGCTTGCAGATTCCAATGGTTTTTCCATTTTGTGGTGCAGGAGAAGTTCTTTTGGACGGAGAAAACATAAAGAACCTGAAACTGGAGTGGCTTAGAAGTCAGATAGGGCTAGTCACGCAGGAGCCTGCCTTGCTGAGTCTGAGTATAAGAGATAATATTGCTTATGGCCGGGATGCTACAGTGGATCAAATTGAAGAAGCTGCTAAAATAGCGCATGCGCATACATTTATTACCTCACTTGAGGGATCATATGATACACAGGTGAAACTTGGAATGCAAAATATACATTGAACCTGTATCTGTTTTTATGTTAGTTTCTTTCTCAGCTGTTTTTCTTGTGAaacattttataaaaattcattttgatctTCACATTTCAGGTGGGAAGAGCAGGCTTAGCATTGACGGAagagcaaaaaataaaactttcaATTGCCAGAGCTGTGCTGCTAAACCCGTCCATTCTTTTGCTTGATGAAGTCACTGGAGGACTTGATTTTGAGGCTGAAAGAGCTGTTCAAGAAGCTCTAGATCTCCTCATGTTGGGTCGTTCAACTATAATTATAGCTCGGCGGCTTAGTCTTATAAGGAACGCTGATTATATAGCTGTGATGGAGGAAGGCCAACTAGTTGAGATGGGTACGCATGATGAGTTACTAACTCTGGATGGCCTATATGCGGAGCTTCTCAAATGTGAAGAGGCTGCAAAACTTCCTAGGAGGTATGGTACAAGAACAGTTGTTCTTCCTTTAGTTTGGTTGAAGATTTCCTGTGATTATCTTTGCACTATCTGTTCGGAGTTTTATGTAACCACACAATAATTTCTATTTCGAAATGGattatcatttttcttcttaccAAGTTATGTCTTTATGATTTCTGTTAATACAGGATGCCATTGAGGAACTACAAGGAGACTGCAACCTTCCAAATTGAAAAGGATTCTTCGGCAAGTCATAGCTTCCAAGAACCATCATCTCCAAAAATGATGAAATCACCCTCGCTTCAGAGAGCTAGTGGCATGTTCCGGATGGGAGATGGCAATTTTAACTCAGAGGAGTCACCAAACGCTAGGAGTCCTCCAGCAGAGAAAATGTTGGAAAATGGTCAGCCCTTGGATTCAGCAGATAAGGAACCATCAATAAAAAGGCAGGATAGTTTTGAAATGAGACTACCTGAGTTACCCAAGATTGATGTCCAGTCTGTAAATCAACAGACATTGAATGGTTCGGACCCTGAATCCCCCGTTTCACCCCTTTTGACATCTGATCCGAAAAATGAGCGTTCCCATTCACAAACCTTTAGCCGTCCACATAGCCATTCGGATGATTTTcccatgaaattgaaggaagaaaaaagcacACATCAAAAGAAGGcaccatcattttggaggCTTGCACAGCTTAGTTTTGCAGAGTGGCTTTATGCTGTGTTAGGAAGCATTGGTGCTGCTATCTTTGGTTCCTTTAATCCTCTTCTCGCTTATGTTATTGCACTGATAGTAACAGCATACTACAGAGGTGATGAAGGTCATCACTTGAGTCAGGAAGTAGACAAATGGTGCTTGATCATTGCTTGCATGGGTATAGTGACAGTCGTTGCCAATTTCTTGCAGCATTTCTACTTTGGTATTATGGGGGAGAAAATGACGGAACGAGTTCGTAGAATGATGTTCTCAGGTGCGTGACTCTTTAATCTCTTattagttttagatattgcaTTGTACCGTGTGGGCACTTTATCTTACATTTTGCAATCATGTGACAGCAATGCTGCGCAATGAAGCTGGATggtttgatgaagaagagaacAGTGCCGATACCTTATCCATGCGCTTGGCAAATGATGCT
Above is a window of Prunus persica cultivar Lovell chromosome G2, Prunus_persica_NCBIv2, whole genome shotgun sequence DNA encoding:
- the LOC18784883 gene encoding ABC transporter B family member 20, translating into MMISRGLFGWSPPHIQPLTPVSEVSEPPESPSPYMDQSADASAQPMEQEEEMEEPEEIEPPPAAVPFSRLFTCADRLDWVLMTVGSLAAAAHGTALVVYLHYFAKIIQILWMGKNHPGDQPPPTDISEEQFQKFMDLALSIIYIATGVFAAGWIEVSCWILTGERQTAVIRSNYVQVLLNQDMSFFDTYGNNGDIVSQVLSDVLLIQSALSEKVGNYIHNMATFFSGLIIGFINCWQIAAITLATGPFIVAAGGISNIFLHRLAENIQDAYAEAASIAEQAVSYIRTLYAFTNETLAKYSYATSLQATLRYGILISLVQGLGLGFTYGLAICSCALQLWVGRFLVSQGKAHGGEIITALFAVILSGLGLNQAATNFYSFDQGRIAAFRLFEMISRSSSTVNHEGTTLVTVQGNIEFRNVYFSYLSRPEIPILSGFYLTVPAKKAVALVGRNGSGKSSIIPLMERFYDPTLGEVLLDGENIKNLKLEWLRSQIGLVTQEPALLSLSIRDNIAYGRDATVDQIEEAAKIAHAHTFITSLEGSYDTQVGRAGLALTEEQKIKLSIARAVLLNPSILLLDEVTGGLDFEAERAVQEALDLLMLGRSTIIIARRLSLIRNADYIAVMEEGQLVEMGTHDELLTLDGLYAELLKCEEAAKLPRRMPLRNYKETATFQIEKDSSASHSFQEPSSPKMMKSPSLQRASGMFRMGDGNFNSEESPNARSPPAEKMLENGQPLDSADKEPSIKRQDSFEMRLPELPKIDVQSVNQQTLNGSDPESPVSPLLTSDPKNERSHSQTFSRPHSHSDDFPMKLKEEKSTHQKKAPSFWRLAQLSFAEWLYAVLGSIGAAIFGSFNPLLAYVIALIVTAYYRGDEGHHLSQEVDKWCLIIACMGIVTVVANFLQHFYFGIMGEKMTERVRRMMFSAMLRNEAGWFDEEENSADTLSMRLANDATFVRAAFSNRLSIFIQDSAAIIVAVLIGMLLQWRLALVALATLPILTISAIAQKLWLAGFSRGIQEMHRKASLVLEDAVRNIYTVVAFCAGNKVMELYRLQLKKIFKQSFFHGMAIGFAFGFSQFLLFACNALLLWYTAISVRNKYMDLPTAIKEYMVFSFATFALVEPFGLAPYILKRRKSLISVFEIIDRVPKIEPDENSAMKPPNVYGSIELKNVDFCYPTRPELLVLSNFSLKVNGGQTVAVVGVSGSGKSTIISLIERFYDPVAGQVLLDGRDLKVYNLRWLRNHLGLVQQEPIIFSTTIRENIIYARHNASEAEIKEAARIANAHHFISSLPHGYDTHVGMRGVDLTPGQKQRIAIARVVLKNAPILLLDEASSSIESESSRVVQEALDTLIMGNKTTILIAHRAAMMRHVDNIVVLNGGRIVEEGSHDSLMAKNGLYVRLMQPHFGKGLRQHRLV